The sequence TGATGGACATCCGCGCCGAAATTGTCAAGGTGTTAAACCAAGTGGGGCTAGAAACCTATGTCGTGCACCACGAAGTGGCGCAGGCGCAGGGCGAGATCGGCGTGCGCTTTGGGGAGTTAGTGGAGGCGGCGGACAATGTGCAAAAACTTAAATATGTGGTGAAAATGGTCGCCCATTTAAATGGCAAAACGGCGACTTTTATGCCAAAACCCTTGCACGGGGACAATGGCAGCGGCATGCACACGCATGTGAGTTTGTGGAAAAATGGCGAGAATCTCTTTAGCGGTGATGTTTACAAAAACCTAAGCCAAATGGCGCTACACTTTTTAGGCGGGGTCTTGCGCCACGCCAGAAGTTTGGCGGCTTTTACCAACGCCTCTAGCAATTCTTATAAACGCTTGATCCCCGGCTTTGAGGCCCCCTCGATTTTAACTTATTCGGCGCAAAATCGCAGTGCCAGCGTGCGTATCCCCTATGGGGTGAAGGGCAAGGCAGCGCGCTTTGAGTTTAGATTCCCCGACAACTCTTCTAACCCTTACTTGGCCTTTGCCGCTATTTTAATGGCAGGTTTAGACGGGCTAGCGCAAAAAATGGATCCGGGCGCACCCATGGACATCAACCTCTTCCAGCTCACCCTAGATGAGATCAGAGACAAAGGGATTAAACAACTCCCCCACACCCTAAGAAGTGCGCTAGAGGAAATGTTGGTGCATAAAGAGTATTTGAAAAAAGGGGAAGTGTTTACCGAAGATTTTATCCAAGCCTACCAGAGCTTTAAATTCCGCTCAGAGGTCTTCCCTTGGGAGAGCCGCCCCCACCCCTTTGAGTTTAAGACCACTTATTCTTGCTAATGCCTAAACGCCGGGGTAAATCCCTTTATGAAAGCTATAAAAAATTAAAAGTTTTCATGCGTTTGGTAAAAGCTCTTGGGCGTTTTTTAAAAAAACATTGAGGAGAACATGCAAAAATCTAGACTTTTATCATTAGTATTAGTGGGTCTGTTGGGGCTTGGTTGTGCGCCTAAAGCCCCCGACAAACACGAACAAGGCCCCATCCCCTTTTCTTACTACGAAGAAAACGAAAAACCCGAACCCAAAAACCACTTATTGGTCTTGCTCCCACCCTTAAACATCACCTTTAGTAAGACGGTGCCGCTGAATATGCAACAAGGTTTCAAGGATTCCATGCGCGATCAAATCAAAGAAATCCTAGAAAAACGCGGTTTTAGTGTGCAAGAGGCAAAACTCCCCCTAACCCCTACCCAGCAAGAGCAAGGCTATGTGCTTGTAGAAGTGAATGGGTCTGTGAAAGTGTTAGAGGATATTAGCCTACGAGAGGATAGGTTAAGAAATGGTGGGTTGGAGGGCAAAAACTCTAGTTTGTCTATGGGCTATTTGACTTTAAAAGTTCTAGAGCCTAAGAGCAAAAAACCCTTAAACATGGCAAGTTTAGAGTTGCCCGGCTATCAAGTCCGCACCCGTGTGACCGTGCGCCAAGAGCGTAGCGTTTCAGGTGGGTTTATGCCCACAAGTGTGGTAACCCCCATACGCGGGGAAGGCTTTGACAGCAATGTTTACCAAATCTTAACGCAAATCTACGCACAAGGGGTGCATAAAATCAGCCAAGCCCTAGATGCTGATCAACTCATGGATTACCACCACTTAGTGGAGAAGTTTAAGTCTAAGATGGGTCGTTAGGCAGATCTTCGCGCAAATGAAAGATTTGCGCCCCAAAGTCCGTGTCCACTTCCACCCTTAAGCGCCCCTCGCAAAAGACTTCATAGTCCATTTTTTCACCCAAGTTCAAAATGTAACTAGGCAGAATAGGCAAGAGGGCACAACGCCCCCGATTGAGGGTGATTTTATTGATATGCACCCTTTTGCTAAGGGCCCTGATCTCTAAAATGTGCTTGGTTTGCCACACACCATAATCTTTGCTCCAAGAGGTGTAGGGCTGTTTTTGGCTAAAAAACACCGCACTTAAGGGGACTTTAGGCAGTTGCACTTGCTCTTCTCTTAAAAGTTGTTCGCCGGTGGGCAAGGCAAGCAAAGAGTTTAAGAGTAAACTAAGCGCAAGAACTGCTTTCAATCACCTTCTCCATTAATTTCGCCCATGTTATGGTCTAAAATGGAGCGGATTTTTTCTATATTGTGCTGGCTCGTGTAAAAATAAATCTCTACACGATTATTGCGTATGCGGTTTTCAACGCTGTTATTGGGGAAGATGGGGTTGTTCTTGCCATAGGAGGCAAAAGAGAGTTTTTGCGGACTAATGCCATCATTTAGCAAAGCATGCATGACCTTATATGCCCGACTCGCCGCTAAGGTGTAGTGGTTTTTAAAGTGGCTGGCAGCGGGCAGAGGGGTATTATCCGTGTAGCCGCGCACATTGACTTGGACTTGATCGGGCAAGAGTTGGATGATCTTAGCGATGCGGCGGATGTATTCGCGCATGG is a genomic window of Helicobacter sp. NHP19-012 containing:
- the glnA gene encoding type I glutamate--ammonia ligase; the protein is MDIHNSDADVEQFFAFCKEKEVEFVDFRFTDVKGTWNHMGYFIGGVDKDLLQQGIPFDASSIKAWQSIDRSDMILKPDLIRYFIDPFSADITVIVFCDVWDVYKEQDYEKCPRSIAKRALRHLQNLGIADMAYFGAENEFFIFDSIKIKNSANCQYYEIDSEEGEWNRDRSFEGGVNFGHRTGHKGGYLPTPPTDTMMDIRAEIVKVLNQVGLETYVVHHEVAQAQGEIGVRFGELVEAADNVQKLKYVVKMVAHLNGKTATFMPKPLHGDNGSGMHTHVSLWKNGENLFSGDVYKNLSQMALHFLGGVLRHARSLAAFTNASSNSYKRLIPGFEAPSILTYSAQNRSASVRIPYGVKGKAARFEFRFPDNSSNPYLAFAAILMAGLDGLAQKMDPGAPMDINLFQLTLDEIRDKGIKQLPHTLRSALEEMLVHKEYLKKGEVFTEDFIQAYQSFKFRSEVFPWESRPHPFEFKTTYSC
- a CDS encoding HpaA family protein: MQKSRLLSLVLVGLLGLGCAPKAPDKHEQGPIPFSYYEENEKPEPKNHLLVLLPPLNITFSKTVPLNMQQGFKDSMRDQIKEILEKRGFSVQEAKLPLTPTQQEQGYVLVEVNGSVKVLEDISLREDRLRNGGLEGKNSSLSMGYLTLKVLEPKSKKPLNMASLELPGYQVRTRVTVRQERSVSGGFMPTSVVTPIRGEGFDSNVYQILTQIYAQGVHKISQALDADQLMDYHHLVEKFKSKMGR